DNA from Candidatus Gorgyraea atricola:
CCCACCTCTTGATATAATTTGAATCCTTCCCATATGTATGGTATAATTCCTAGTTAGAATTTATGTATTATGTGTATGCTCTTAAGAGCATGAAGGATAAAGAGCTTTATACGGGCTTTACAGATAATCTGGAAAGACGCATAGGAGAGCATAATAGAGGAGAAGAGCCGTCAACAAGGCCCAGAGTGCCGTTTGAATTGATTTACTTTGAGGGATGTTTAAATAAAA
Protein-coding regions in this window:
- a CDS encoding GIY-YIG nuclease family protein is translated as MYYVYALKSMKDKELYTGFTDNLERRIGEHNRGEEPSTRPRVPFELIYFEGCLNK